In a genomic window of Ipomoea triloba cultivar NCNSP0323 chromosome 3, ASM357664v1:
- the LOC116012662 gene encoding protein SIEVE ELEMENT OCCLUSION A-like isoform X1 — translation MHFSNIFLYFVQLLIHGDGMLFSMERYKRRIIPHPTMILPSPRSQVLDESIIREEVLSTHNYDGRKFNTNFILNMTENILSVKMGIGEEAGVDKLHQLEDINYEELPSHFRQLSFEIASAGLKSSAKNEHSTTIDVLRILCSYSWEDKMVLMLSAFSIVYGELSRVSRLAMPQKLEKLNQKAVFDCITSVLQLTKCVVELKQTMPPSNYSRPQSIISALPIVSYWIGRSVIGSVGAYYCASPQKQLTSSIAAILHTFSSELEKKRAEESYEALKRALYYNSSSKSEVFRLMFNVKNGEMLFKDKGLNDWNNTRVALLITQGLDISDLTIQFLDCFAWLANTRLLWIPIVQNDDASWTTEDEKQFARLKRRMSNLYWLDNLQKMISPQFIRFVKEQLFPDFQMGGEPIIVSLDQQGRIVHRNIMHMIYIWTFTYIEKNTLGVQGIYNITALVEEELKKGTSNIDRVIPEINDMISVLVDDINDKIVAWEHNIKKRIQNLIEQSTPYNNERENFLWQQEPNCSLDLVVGTDGRNVYLANYEIQYWFGTEDYIFLYGGNDINWVREFTTKVSEFASKIQLNVKLAYVGKNKLIRTIIRKEKLSHYALNESYLVWWFWTRLRSMFLSRIHYLDAINQFGEECNDEILQGLKKLLAYEGKNTRIEGWAVLSKGKKMVVCGHGAKILQVINEYEIWKENIATKGFDKAFKDHHEMLTSSSLKSHSCCALEYSTTLSKIPENEKCPECSYRMHKFVTFTCCHGHDIDSDQD, via the exons atgCACTTCtcaaacatatttttatattttgttcaattatTAATTCATGGGGATGGGATGCTCTTCAGCATGGAACGATACAAGAg GAGAATAATTCCACACCCAACAATGATACTCCCATCACCGAGAAGTCAAGTTCTTGATGAGAGCATAATCAGGGAGGAAGTCTTGTCCACTCACAACTATGACGGTAGAAAGTTCAACACCAACTTCATTTTGAACATGACAGAAAACATTCTTAGTGTCAAGATG GGTATTGGTGAAGAAGCAGGGGTGGATAAGTTGCATCAACTTGAAGACATCAATTACGAAGAACTTCCATCTCATTTCAGACAACTTTCATTTGAG ATAGCTTCTGCTGGTTTGAAGAGTAGTGCAAAAAATGAACACTCCACCACTATTGATGTGCTAAGAATACTGTGTTCCTATAGTTGGGAAGATAAGATGGTGTTGATGCTCTCAGCTTTCTCCATCGTCTATGGAGAACTCAGCCGTGTTTCCCGACTGGCAATGCCTCAGAAGTTGGAAAAGCTCAACCAAAAAGCAGTTTTTGATTGCATCACTTCTGTTTTACAACTCACTAAATGCGTGGTTGAGCTCAAACAAACTATGCCGCCATCTAATTACTCTAGGCCGCAATCAATAATCTCTGCCTTGCCAATTGTGAGCTATTGGATAGGTAGAAGTGTTATTGGGAGTGTGGGTGCTTATTATTGTGCTTCTCCTCAAAAACAACTAACCTCTTCAATTGCTGCCATACTCCATACTTTTTCCTCAGAACTAG AAAAGAAGAGGGCTGAGGAATCGTATGAAGCATTGAAGCGTGCTTTATATTACAATTCTTCTAGTAAGTCTGAAGTTTTCAGGCTAATGTTTAATGTCAAGAATGGGGAGATGCTATTTAAAGATAAG gGATTAAATGATTGGAACAACACAAGAGTGGCCCTGCTAATTACCCAGGGCCTTGACATCTCTGATCTGACGATTCAATTTCTGGATTGTTTTGCCTGGCTTGCGAATACAAGACTACTTTGGATTCCAATCGTTCAGAATGATGATGCATCATGGACTACTGAGGATGAGAAACAATTTGCAAGATTAAAAAGAAGGATGTCCAACTTGTACTGGTTGGACAATCTGCAAAAAATGATTTCACCACAATTTATTAGATTTGTTAAAGAGCAACTCTTTCCAGACTTCCAGATGGGAGGGGAGCCAATCATTGTTTCATTAGATCAGCAAGGAAGAATTGTTCATCGAAATATAATgcacatgatatatatatggacttttacgtatattgaaaaaaatacatTAGGAGTTCaaggaatatataatataactgCCTTGGTAGAAGAAGAGTTGAAGAAAGGGACTTCGAACATCGATCGTGTGATACCTGAAATCAATGATATGATAAGTGTTTTGGTTGATGACATTAACGACAAGATAGTTGCTTGGGAACACAATATTAAAAAGAGGATACAAAATTTG ATAGAACAATCCACTCCGTATAACAACGAAAGGGAAAACTTCCTGTGGCAACAAGAACCAAATTGCAGTCTTGACCTTGTGGTAGGAACAGATGGCCGCAATGTTTATCTTGCTAATTATGAGATACAATATTGG TTTGGCACAgaagattatattttcttatacgGAGGAAACGATATTAACTGGGTTCGAGAATTCACTACCAAGGTAAGTGAGTTTGCTTCCAAAATCCAATTGAATGTAAAGTTGGCCTACGTTGGTAAAAATAAGTTGATAAGAACAATCATTCGTAAAGAAAAATTGAGTCACTATGCATTGAATGAATCCTACTTGGTATGGTGGTTTTGGACTCGTCTCCGAAGCATGTTTTTGTCAAGAATCCATTATTTGGACGCAATTAATCAGTTTGGTGAAGAGTGCAATGATGAAATTTTGCAAGGACTCAAGAAATTGTTGGCCTATGAAGGTAAGAATACAAGAATTGAAGGATGGGCCGTGCTAAGTAAAGGGAAGAAGATGGTTGTATGTGGGCATGGAGCTAAAATACTGCAAGTTATAAATGAGTATGAGATTTGGAAGGAAAACATAGCCACCAAAGGTTTTGATAAGGCATTCAAAGACCACCATGAGATGCTTACTTCTTCTTCCTTAAAAAGTCATTCTTGTTGTGCTCTTGAATATTCAACTACCTTGAGCAAAATTCCAGAGAATGAGAAATGCCCCGAGTGTTCTTACCGAATGCATAAATTTGTTACCTTCACATGTTGTCATGGTCATGACATTGACTCCGATCAAGATTAG
- the LOC116012663 gene encoding protein SIEVE ELEMENT OCCLUSION B-like isoform X1, which yields MANQTLLLSRRIIPHPTMTLPSPRSQVLDESIIKEQVLSTHNYDGRKFNTNFILSIVENILSIKMCYGVEGIAEEAGVEKLNQLEELINYEELPSHIRQLSFEIASAGLKSSAKNEHSTTIDVLRILCSYCWEDKMVLMLSAFSIVYGELSRVSRLAMPQKLEQLSQKAVVDCITSVLQLTKCVVELKQSTSSNYSTPQSIISALPIASYWIGRSVIGSVAAAYYCDSQVAELTTSTAAILHTFSSELEKKRAEESYEALKRALYYTSSSKVEVFKLMFNVKDGEMRFKDNGLNDWNTTRVALLITQGLDISDLRIYFLNWFAERAKTRLLWIPIPQNDDASWTTKDEQQFAELKRRMPSLYWSDNLQKKISPQFIRFVKEQLFPDFQMGGEPIIVSLDQQGRIVHPNIMHMIHIWTFKYIEENTLGVQGIYSITALVKEELKKGTSNINRVIPEINDMISVLVGDINHKIVAWGQNIEKRIQHLIEQSTPYNHEREKFLWQQEPNFSLDRVVGTHGRHVYIDYEIQNWLGTENYIFLYGGNDINWIRGFTSKVHQLCSKIQLKVKLAYVGKNMIIRSIVDKEKMSLCALDDSYVVGRFWTRLQSMFLSRIYYLDSINHFDEECNDEILQGLKKLLAYEGKNTRIEGWALLSKGNKVVVCGHGAKILQVINDYEIWKENIATKGFDEAFKDHHETPLTSSSLKSHSCCALEYPTTLNKIPENEKCPECSYSMHKFVTFTCCHGHDTDLEEEMYH from the exons ATGGCAAACCAAACACTATTGCTATCTAGGAGAATAATTCCACACCCAACAATGACACTCCCATCACCAAGAAGTCAAGTTCTTGATGAGAGCATAATCAAGGAGCAGGTCTTGTCCACTCACAACTATGATGGTAGAAAGTTCAACACCAACTTCATTTTgagcattgtagaaaatattcTTAGTATCAAGATG TGTTATGGGGTTGAGGGCATTGCTGAAGAAGCAGGGGTGGAGAAGTTGAATCAACTTGAAGAGCTCATCAATTACGAAGAACTTCCATCTCATATCAGACAACTTTCATTTGAG ATAGCTTCTGCTGGTTTGAAGAGTAGTGCCAAAAATGAACACTCCACCACTATTGATGTGCTGAGAATACTGTGTTCCTATTGTTGGGAAGATAAGATGGTGTTGATGCTCTCAGCTTTCTCCATAGTCTATGGAGAACTCAGCCGTGTTTCCCGACTGGCAATGCCTCAGAAGTTGGAACAGCTCAGCCAAAAAGCAGTTGTTGATTGCATCACTTCTGTTTTACAACTCACTAAATGCGTGGTTGAGCTCAAACAATCTACGTCATCTAATTATTCTACGCCGCAATCAATAATCTCTGCCTTGCCAATTGCGAGCTATTGGATAGGTAGAAGTGTTATTGGCAGTGTGGCTGCTGCTTATTATTGTGATTCTCAAGTTGCAGAACTTACCACTTCAACTGCAGCCATACTCCATACTTTTTCCTCAGAACTAG AAAAGAAGAGGGCTGAGGAATCTTATGAAGCATTAAAGCGTGCTTTGTATTACACTTCTTCTAGTAAGGTTGAAGTTTTCAAGTTAATGTTTAATGTCAAGGATGGTGAGATGCGATTTAAAGACAAT gGATTAAATGATTGGAACACCACAAGAGTGGCCCTGCTAATTACCCAAGGCCTTGACATCTCTGATCTGAGGATTTATTTTCTGAATTGGTTTGCCGAGCGTGCGAAAACAAGACTACTTTGGATTCCAATCCCTCAGAATGATGATGCATCATGGACTACTAAGGATGAGCAACAATTTGCAGAATTAAAAAGAAGGATGCCCAGCTTGTATTGGTCGGACAATCTGCAAAAAAAGATTTCACCACAATTTATTAGATTTGTCAAAGAGCAACTCTTTCCAGACTTCCAGATGGGAGGGGAGCCAATCATTGTTTCATTAGATCAGCAAGGAAGAATTGTTCATCCAAATATAATGCACATGATACATATATGGACTTTTAAGTATATTGAAGAAAATACATTAGGAGTTCAAGGAATATATAGTATAACTGCTTTGGTAAAAGAAGAGTTGAAGAAAGGGACTTCGAACATCAATCGTGTGATACCTGAAATCAATGATATGATAAGTGTTTTGGTTGGTGACATTAACCACAAGATAGTTGCTTGGGGACAAAATATTGAAAAGAGGATACAACATTTG ATAGAACAATCCACTCCGTATAACCACGAAAGGGAAAAATTCCTGTGGCAGCAAGAACCAAATTTCAGTCTCGACCGTGTGGTAGGAACACATGGCCGCCATGTTTATATTGATTATGAGATACAAAATTGG TTAGGCAcggaaaattatatatttttatacggGGGAAATGACATTAATTGGATTCGAGGATTCACTTCCAAGGTACATCAACTTTGTTCCAAAATCCAATTGAAGGTAAAGTTGGCCTATGTTGGTAAAAACATGATTATAAGATCAATCGTtgataaagaaaaaatgagTCTATGTGCATTAGATGATTCCTATGTAGTAGGGAGGTTTTGGACTCGTCTTCAAAGCATGTTTTTGTCAAGAATCTATTATTTGGACTCGATTAATCACTTTGATGAAGAGTGCAATGATGAAATTTTGCAAGGACTCAAGAAATTGTTGGCCTATGAAGGTAAGAATACAAGAATTGAAGGATGGGCCCTTTTAAGCAAAGGGAATAAGGTAGTTGTATGTGGGCATGGAGCTAAAATACTGCAAGTAATAAATGATTATGAGATTTGGAAGGAAAACATAGCCACCAAAGGTTTTGATGAGGCATTCAAAGACCACCATGAGACGCCGCTTACTTCTTCTTCCTTAAAAAGTCATTCTTGTTGTGCTCTTGAATATCCAACTACCTTGAACAAAATTCCAGAGAATGAGAAATGTCCCGAGTGTTCTTACTCGATGCATAAATTTGTTACCTTTACATGTTGTCATGGTCATGACACTGACTTAGAAGAAGAAATGTATCACTAG
- the LOC116012662 gene encoding uncharacterized protein LOC116012662 isoform X2 → MVLMLSAFSIVYGELSRVSRLAMPQKLEKLNQKAVFDCITSVLQLTKCVVELKQTMPPSNYSRPQSIISALPIVSYWIGRSVIGSVGAYYCASPQKQLTSSIAAILHTFSSELEKKRAEESYEALKRALYYNSSSKSEVFRLMFNVKNGEMLFKDKGLNDWNNTRVALLITQGLDISDLTIQFLDCFAWLANTRLLWIPIVQNDDASWTTEDEKQFARLKRRMSNLYWLDNLQKMISPQFIRFVKEQLFPDFQMGGEPIIVSLDQQGRIVHRNIMHMIYIWTFTYIEKNTLGVQGIYNITALVEEELKKGTSNIDRVIPEINDMISVLVDDINDKIVAWEHNIKKRIQNLIEQSTPYNNERENFLWQQEPNCSLDLVVGTDGRNVYLANYEIQYWFGTEDYIFLYGGNDINWVREFTTKVSEFASKIQLNVKLAYVGKNKLIRTIIRKEKLSHYALNESYLVWWFWTRLRSMFLSRIHYLDAINQFGEECNDEILQGLKKLLAYEGKNTRIEGWAVLSKGKKMVVCGHGAKILQVINEYEIWKENIATKGFDKAFKDHHEMLTSSSLKSHSCCALEYSTTLSKIPENEKCPECSYRMHKFVTFTCCHGHDIDSDQD, encoded by the exons ATGGTGTTGATGCTCTCAGCTTTCTCCATCGTCTATGGAGAACTCAGCCGTGTTTCCCGACTGGCAATGCCTCAGAAGTTGGAAAAGCTCAACCAAAAAGCAGTTTTTGATTGCATCACTTCTGTTTTACAACTCACTAAATGCGTGGTTGAGCTCAAACAAACTATGCCGCCATCTAATTACTCTAGGCCGCAATCAATAATCTCTGCCTTGCCAATTGTGAGCTATTGGATAGGTAGAAGTGTTATTGGGAGTGTGGGTGCTTATTATTGTGCTTCTCCTCAAAAACAACTAACCTCTTCAATTGCTGCCATACTCCATACTTTTTCCTCAGAACTAG AAAAGAAGAGGGCTGAGGAATCGTATGAAGCATTGAAGCGTGCTTTATATTACAATTCTTCTAGTAAGTCTGAAGTTTTCAGGCTAATGTTTAATGTCAAGAATGGGGAGATGCTATTTAAAGATAAG gGATTAAATGATTGGAACAACACAAGAGTGGCCCTGCTAATTACCCAGGGCCTTGACATCTCTGATCTGACGATTCAATTTCTGGATTGTTTTGCCTGGCTTGCGAATACAAGACTACTTTGGATTCCAATCGTTCAGAATGATGATGCATCATGGACTACTGAGGATGAGAAACAATTTGCAAGATTAAAAAGAAGGATGTCCAACTTGTACTGGTTGGACAATCTGCAAAAAATGATTTCACCACAATTTATTAGATTTGTTAAAGAGCAACTCTTTCCAGACTTCCAGATGGGAGGGGAGCCAATCATTGTTTCATTAGATCAGCAAGGAAGAATTGTTCATCGAAATATAATgcacatgatatatatatggacttttacgtatattgaaaaaaatacatTAGGAGTTCaaggaatatataatataactgCCTTGGTAGAAGAAGAGTTGAAGAAAGGGACTTCGAACATCGATCGTGTGATACCTGAAATCAATGATATGATAAGTGTTTTGGTTGATGACATTAACGACAAGATAGTTGCTTGGGAACACAATATTAAAAAGAGGATACAAAATTTG ATAGAACAATCCACTCCGTATAACAACGAAAGGGAAAACTTCCTGTGGCAACAAGAACCAAATTGCAGTCTTGACCTTGTGGTAGGAACAGATGGCCGCAATGTTTATCTTGCTAATTATGAGATACAATATTGG TTTGGCACAgaagattatattttcttatacgGAGGAAACGATATTAACTGGGTTCGAGAATTCACTACCAAGGTAAGTGAGTTTGCTTCCAAAATCCAATTGAATGTAAAGTTGGCCTACGTTGGTAAAAATAAGTTGATAAGAACAATCATTCGTAAAGAAAAATTGAGTCACTATGCATTGAATGAATCCTACTTGGTATGGTGGTTTTGGACTCGTCTCCGAAGCATGTTTTTGTCAAGAATCCATTATTTGGACGCAATTAATCAGTTTGGTGAAGAGTGCAATGATGAAATTTTGCAAGGACTCAAGAAATTGTTGGCCTATGAAGGTAAGAATACAAGAATTGAAGGATGGGCCGTGCTAAGTAAAGGGAAGAAGATGGTTGTATGTGGGCATGGAGCTAAAATACTGCAAGTTATAAATGAGTATGAGATTTGGAAGGAAAACATAGCCACCAAAGGTTTTGATAAGGCATTCAAAGACCACCATGAGATGCTTACTTCTTCTTCCTTAAAAAGTCATTCTTGTTGTGCTCTTGAATATTCAACTACCTTGAGCAAAATTCCAGAGAATGAGAAATGCCCCGAGTGTTCTTACCGAATGCATAAATTTGTTACCTTCACATGTTGTCATGGTCATGACATTGACTCCGATCAAGATTAG
- the LOC116012663 gene encoding uncharacterized protein LOC116012663 isoform X2, producing MVLMLSAFSIVYGELSRVSRLAMPQKLEQLSQKAVVDCITSVLQLTKCVVELKQSTSSNYSTPQSIISALPIASYWIGRSVIGSVAAAYYCDSQVAELTTSTAAILHTFSSELEKKRAEESYEALKRALYYTSSSKVEVFKLMFNVKDGEMRFKDNGLNDWNTTRVALLITQGLDISDLRIYFLNWFAERAKTRLLWIPIPQNDDASWTTKDEQQFAELKRRMPSLYWSDNLQKKISPQFIRFVKEQLFPDFQMGGEPIIVSLDQQGRIVHPNIMHMIHIWTFKYIEENTLGVQGIYSITALVKEELKKGTSNINRVIPEINDMISVLVGDINHKIVAWGQNIEKRIQHLIEQSTPYNHEREKFLWQQEPNFSLDRVVGTHGRHVYIDYEIQNWLGTENYIFLYGGNDINWIRGFTSKVHQLCSKIQLKVKLAYVGKNMIIRSIVDKEKMSLCALDDSYVVGRFWTRLQSMFLSRIYYLDSINHFDEECNDEILQGLKKLLAYEGKNTRIEGWALLSKGNKVVVCGHGAKILQVINDYEIWKENIATKGFDEAFKDHHETPLTSSSLKSHSCCALEYPTTLNKIPENEKCPECSYSMHKFVTFTCCHGHDTDLEEEMYH from the exons ATGGTGTTGATGCTCTCAGCTTTCTCCATAGTCTATGGAGAACTCAGCCGTGTTTCCCGACTGGCAATGCCTCAGAAGTTGGAACAGCTCAGCCAAAAAGCAGTTGTTGATTGCATCACTTCTGTTTTACAACTCACTAAATGCGTGGTTGAGCTCAAACAATCTACGTCATCTAATTATTCTACGCCGCAATCAATAATCTCTGCCTTGCCAATTGCGAGCTATTGGATAGGTAGAAGTGTTATTGGCAGTGTGGCTGCTGCTTATTATTGTGATTCTCAAGTTGCAGAACTTACCACTTCAACTGCAGCCATACTCCATACTTTTTCCTCAGAACTAG AAAAGAAGAGGGCTGAGGAATCTTATGAAGCATTAAAGCGTGCTTTGTATTACACTTCTTCTAGTAAGGTTGAAGTTTTCAAGTTAATGTTTAATGTCAAGGATGGTGAGATGCGATTTAAAGACAAT gGATTAAATGATTGGAACACCACAAGAGTGGCCCTGCTAATTACCCAAGGCCTTGACATCTCTGATCTGAGGATTTATTTTCTGAATTGGTTTGCCGAGCGTGCGAAAACAAGACTACTTTGGATTCCAATCCCTCAGAATGATGATGCATCATGGACTACTAAGGATGAGCAACAATTTGCAGAATTAAAAAGAAGGATGCCCAGCTTGTATTGGTCGGACAATCTGCAAAAAAAGATTTCACCACAATTTATTAGATTTGTCAAAGAGCAACTCTTTCCAGACTTCCAGATGGGAGGGGAGCCAATCATTGTTTCATTAGATCAGCAAGGAAGAATTGTTCATCCAAATATAATGCACATGATACATATATGGACTTTTAAGTATATTGAAGAAAATACATTAGGAGTTCAAGGAATATATAGTATAACTGCTTTGGTAAAAGAAGAGTTGAAGAAAGGGACTTCGAACATCAATCGTGTGATACCTGAAATCAATGATATGATAAGTGTTTTGGTTGGTGACATTAACCACAAGATAGTTGCTTGGGGACAAAATATTGAAAAGAGGATACAACATTTG ATAGAACAATCCACTCCGTATAACCACGAAAGGGAAAAATTCCTGTGGCAGCAAGAACCAAATTTCAGTCTCGACCGTGTGGTAGGAACACATGGCCGCCATGTTTATATTGATTATGAGATACAAAATTGG TTAGGCAcggaaaattatatatttttatacggGGGAAATGACATTAATTGGATTCGAGGATTCACTTCCAAGGTACATCAACTTTGTTCCAAAATCCAATTGAAGGTAAAGTTGGCCTATGTTGGTAAAAACATGATTATAAGATCAATCGTtgataaagaaaaaatgagTCTATGTGCATTAGATGATTCCTATGTAGTAGGGAGGTTTTGGACTCGTCTTCAAAGCATGTTTTTGTCAAGAATCTATTATTTGGACTCGATTAATCACTTTGATGAAGAGTGCAATGATGAAATTTTGCAAGGACTCAAGAAATTGTTGGCCTATGAAGGTAAGAATACAAGAATTGAAGGATGGGCCCTTTTAAGCAAAGGGAATAAGGTAGTTGTATGTGGGCATGGAGCTAAAATACTGCAAGTAATAAATGATTATGAGATTTGGAAGGAAAACATAGCCACCAAAGGTTTTGATGAGGCATTCAAAGACCACCATGAGACGCCGCTTACTTCTTCTTCCTTAAAAAGTCATTCTTGTTGTGCTCTTGAATATCCAACTACCTTGAACAAAATTCCAGAGAATGAGAAATGTCCCGAGTGTTCTTACTCGATGCATAAATTTGTTACCTTTACATGTTGTCATGGTCATGACACTGACTTAGAAGAAGAAATGTATCACTAG